AGGGGCCGGGGCCCTGTGGGACAAGGGCCGTGGCGGGGGGACcggtggggaggatgggggggtgggagtggggccagccccccagcgctgacacacacacacaccccgcagaTCGTGGTGACAGTGTGGAAGCGGGAGCAGGAGGCGCCGGAGGTGCGGGAACGGGGGGTACCTGAGCCTGCTGCAGAACCGGGCGCCGGCCCAGCTCTTCCGCGAGGAGCAGGGGGCCTTCAAAGCCCAAGGTAGGTGCAGCCCCCGCCCCACGGCTCTGCCCCATGGCGCctctcagtcccgacccgcagcctctGCCCCACGGCGCCCCtctgtcctgacctgcagcctctgcccccagccctgactgacagcccccaccccacagccctgccccacagtgcccctcagtcccgacccgcagcctctgcccctcagccctgactgacagcccctgccccacggtCACTCCCGACCCTCCACCCCGACCTTTGCCCCCAGTGACTGCTCTGACCTCTGCCCTTTGCTCCCGCAGTGAGCACCATGCTGACCGTGCTGCCCCCTCCGGGGCTGAAATGCCGCCAGCTGAACGTCTCCGGGAAATACCTCACCGTGCTCAAGGGTAACGGGGGAGCCGGGCTAGGGAGGGgtagcagggctggagggggtgctggagctgtggggggagggatagcaggacggggggcaggggctgtgaggGGTGCTGGAGCCCAGGGTGGAGGGGTGGCAGGATGGCGGGGGCCCTAGACccatgtggggggggagggctgagtgTGGGGTGCCCCGTCTCTGACCCACCCGCCCGCCTCCCCAGTGCTGAACGGCTGCTCCCAGGAGGAAATCTCCCTGTGGGATGTCCGCATCCTGCCCAACTTCAACGCCAGCTACCTGCCCATGCTGCCCGATGGCTCCGTGCTGCTGGTCGACGACGTCTGGtgagctgtggggggaagggtccGGGGTAGGGGGCTCGGTGTGTGTGGGTGCTGTGGGAAGGTGCAGGGGGATCTCTGTGGGGCAGGCTGTGGGGCTgacactccctctccctcccccccagccatcACTCGGGCGAGGTGCCTGTCGGCGCCTTCTGCCGCGtggccggctccggctccggctgcCCCTGCGCCCTGAGCGCCCTAGAGGAGCAGAACTTCCTCTTCCAGCTGCAGGCGCCCGAGCGGCCCCAGGAGGACACCAAGGAGGtgggtgcagggggcagggggcgggggcagggctgtgagggAGCAGGGCCATGAGGCAGGAGGAGGAGTTAGGGCCatgagggggtggggccacagggcaGAAGGAGGGGAAAGGGCAATGGGGGCGGGTCCAGCAGGTGGAGGGGATAGgattgggggcagggccatggggctgTCACTCactcccccccctgctcccccagggtCTGGAGGTCCCCCTGGTGGCTGTGGTTCAGTGGTCGACACCCAAACTCCCCTTCACCAGCAGCATCTACACCCACTACAGgtgagagacacccccccccaaactctaatggctctgggctcccccagctctgatgccctcctggccctgggctcccctccaccctgggcaattacaggccagtaagcctggcTTCAGTAccggcaaactggttgaaactataataaagaacaatattgtcagacacagagatgaacataatttgttggggaagagtcaacatggttttagtaaagggaaatcatgcctcaccaatctactagaattctctgagggggtcaacaggcatgtggacaagggggatccagtggatatagtgcacttagatattcagaaagcctttgacagggtccctcatcaaaggctgtcatgggataagagggaaagtcctttcatggactggtgactggttaaaagataggaaacaaagcataggaataaatggtcagttttgagaatggagagaggtaaatcgtggtgtcccccagggtctgtactgggcccagtcctattcaacatattcataaattatctggaaaaaggggtaaacagtgaggtggcaaaatttgcagatgatacaaaactactcaagatagttaagtcccaggcagactgcgaagagctacaaaaggatctctcaaaactgggtgactgggcaacaaaatggcagatgaaattcaatgttgataaatgcaaagcaatgcacatgggaaaacataatcccagctatacatataaaatgatggggtctaaattagctgttgccactcaagaaagatcttggagtcattgtggagagttctctgaaaacatccactcaatgtgcagtggcagccaaaaaagcgaacaggatgttgggaatcattaagaaagggatagataataagacagaaaatatcatgttgcctctatataaatccatggtacgcccacatcttgaatactgtgtgcagatgtggtcgccccatcgcaaaaaagatgtattagaattggaaaaggttcagaaaagggcaacagaaatgatgaggggtctggaacggcttccgtataaggagagattaatcagactggaacttttcagcttgaaaagacacgactaagggggtatatgagcgaggtctataaaatcatgactggtgtggagaaagtagataaggaagtgttgtttactccttctcataatacaagaactaggggtcacccaatgaaattaataggcagcaggtttaaaacaaacaaaaggaagtatttcttcacacagtgcacagtcagtctgtggaactcctcgccagaggatgttgtgaaggccaagactataatggttcaaagaagaactaaaGAAGTTcacggaagataggtccatcgatggctattagccaggatgggcaggaatggtgtccctggcctctgtttgccagaagctgggaatgggcgacaggggatgggtcactggatgattccctgttctgttcattccctgtggggcacctggcactggccactgttggcagacgggacactgggctagatggacccttggtctgacccagtctggacgTTCTTATGTTTTGTTCCCCCAGCTCAGAcgcccctgcctccagctcagGGGCTCCAAGGGAgcagtcccccaccccccatggcccCTCCCGGCTGCCCAGGTTAGCTGTGCGGGGGGATCCTGGTGCCCATGGCAGGGCGGGGCGGTCCCAGTGCCCGTGGGGGGGGCGGTCCCGGTGCCCGTGCTGACCCTCGCTGCCCCCGCAGGCTGCCCAGCATCCGGCTGGACCGGCCGCGGTTCGTGATGACGGCTGCCTGCGAGTCGCCCGTACCCCTGCGCCGACGCTTCACCGTCACCTACACCCTGCTCAACAACCTGCAGGACTTCTTGGCCGTGCGGCTGGTCTGGACCCCGGAGAGCGCCACGGcgggtgggcggggctgcaggGGCCTGGTGTTGTGGTGTGGGCGAGGCCACAGCTGGTGGGCATGGGGGGCGGCGGGATGGAGCTGTGGGGACCATGAACAGGCTGGGGTGGCCTGGGGTTGGGGGTTCGGTGGCGAGCTGGGAGTGTTCAGTGGGGATCTGGGAGCACTGGAAGGGgtcgggtggggctgggggttcagtggggggctgggagcactgggggggggttgggtggggctggggggttcggcaggGGACTGGAGGTttggcggggggctgggagcactggggggggtcatgtggggctgggagcactgGGAGGggtcaggaggggctgggagggttTGGCGGGGGACTGGGAGCACTGGGAGGGGtcgtgtggggctgggagggtttggcgggggctgggagcactggggggggttgggtgggactggggggttcggcaggggactgggggtttggcaggggactgggagcactgGGAGGGGtcgtgtggggctgggagggtttGGCGGGGGACTGGGAGCACTGGGAGGGGtcgtgtggggctgggagggtttggtggggggctgggagcactgggAGGAGTCGGGTGGGGGTTCGGCGATGGGCTGGGGAGCTGGCATTGTGGGGGCGTCCGCAGGAGGCTCCAGGCGGCTctgactccccccgcccccagggaagAAGCTGTCCAGCGAGGAGCGACGGGCCACGCAGGCAGCGCTGGACTCGATAGTCTGCCACACGCCCCTCAACAGCCTGGGGTACTCCCGCAAGGGCAGCGCCCTGACCATCCGCGTCGCCTTCCAGGCCTTGCGCGCCGGCCTCTTCGAGGTACCCGCTGGGAGGCTGcgggccaggacgcctgggttctcttcctggctctgggaggggagtgggggctggagggttagagcggggggggcagggagccaggacgcctgggttctctccccggctctgggaggggagtgagggctggtgggtttgagcaggggggagccaggactcctgggttctctcgggggggggtgcagggaggggcagtTCCCCTActattctctctcctccccccagctctcccagcaCATGAAGCTGAAGCTGCAGTTCACGGCCAGCGTCTCGAACCCGCCCCCCGACGCCCGGCCCATCTCGCGCAGGAGCAGCCCCGGCAGCCCAGCCGTGCGGGACCTGGTCGAGCGgcaccaggctgggctgggccggtcCCAGTCCTTCTCCCACCAGCAGCCGTCCCGCAGCCACCTCATGAGGTACGCGGGGGGCTGGCCGGGGGCTGCTGAGGGCTGGGGGAATGCGGGAGGCTTCAGTCCCATGGGAGAGCTCCAACCAGAAGTGCTGGAGTAtttaagggaggggaggagcctggCAAGTGGGTGGAgcctgggggaggcggggctctAACATTGGGCCCCTCCCCCTCATTCGCCTGTCTGCACTAGGGTGGCCAATCAGGTGAGGGCGTCCgtgctctccctccttcccccccccacacccccagtgggagtcaggactcctgggtccctctcctggctgtgggaggggaatgGATTGAAAAGGGGGTGGCGGGGGAGCTGTCCGGGTGGGAGGGTGGAATCGGAGCCACCCCCCCGCACACTGACGCCTGGTGCCCCCCCGACAGGTCAGGCAGCGTCATGGAGCGCCGCGCCATCACCCCACCCGTGGGCTCCCCCGTGGGCCGCCCCCTCTACCTGCCCCCCGAGAAGAGCGTCCTGTCACTGGACAAGATCGCCAAGCGGGAGTGCAAGGTGCTGGTGGTGGAGCCCATCAAGTGAAgaggccaaccccccccccccagatcctggGCCATgggcaagccccccccccccccccccatcacccagcccagctgctgctgcttctctccggAGCTCATGTTGCTGGAGGCCTGGGACCATGGGGGGGAGGCTGGCATGTgccaagggggggagggaaccgCAGACTCAGGGGCACAGTGTGTGTGGGAGCTGCAGGCCagtatgggggtgtgtgtgagaactGCATTCTGGgtcagtgctgggggggtgggaggggggagctggggctgctggggagggggggggttgggtgccaTTTTCAGGGTGatcctgctgctgtttccctgctgTTGGTTAAGGGGGTGCCGGTGGGGACCCCTGGctatgggtgtgggggggtgaacaAGTCTCATTACTGGTTCCCAGTCGCTGTTTACAAAACCCTTTGCTTCCTGCATTGCCTTTTTATTTTGGGGGCCCCGCAAACTGTCcctgagctggggggcagggacctaTGGTACTGCTTGACTCTTGCTAGGCTGGAGTGAACGCCTTCCTTCCcatcagcccctggggcagcatCCCCCTCAGAGCCAGGCTCCCATCAGCACCTGGGGCCATGCCCACCACCCAACCAGCTTCCCCTCAGAGCCAGCTTCCcatcagcccctggggcagcatCCCCCTCAGAGCCAGGCTCCCCTTAGCCCCTGGGGCCATGCCCACCACCCAACCAGCTTCCcatcagcccctggggcagcgTCCCCCTCAGAGCCAGGCTCCCATCGGCCCCTGGGGCCATGCCCACCACCCAACCAGCTTCCCCTCAGAGCCAGGCTCCCATCAGCCCCTGGGGCCATGCCCACCACCCAACCAgcttcccctcagccccagcttcccatcagcccctggggcagcgttcccctcagccccagcttCCCATCAGCCCCTGGGGCTGTGCCCACCACCCAACCAGACTCCCATCAGCCCCTGGGGCAGTGTCCCCCTCAGAGCCAGGCTCCCATCAGCCCCTGGGGCCATGCCCACCACCCAACCAGCTTCCCCTCAGAGCCAGACTCACATCAgtccctggggcagccccctcccactgctATCTAGCTGAGCTTTGCCAGCCCCTGTCCCGGCCGAGGGAAGGAAGgcgcctggcccagccctgagccaccccaTGGAAGATCCCAGCCCCACATGCCTCGCTGGAGGtgcattccccatcccctgctgctggggaaggggggcgccAACCCAGGCTAGGCCCCCCACTCCAGGCTAGAGGGACTCACTGGACCAGGGGCCTCCACTGcactttatttacatttttttgttatttatttgtctcTGAACTGGCCACGATTTGTATCTGTGAATAAACCTCATGGGATGGAACCAGCCTGGCTTTGCCGTGTGTCAGGGGAGTACAACACCACACACTGCGCCGACCCCCGACAGAGATCAGGAGGGGATCAGGAGGGCACCAGGCGCTGCACCCCtagcagctgcagggggccaggcCCCCTGGGGCCACAGACAGCTGAGGGCCAAACCAGAGCAGTGGCTGAGTGGCAGCTGcgggctctggccctgccccgcctcctagCCCCAGATAGCACCACAGACAGGTGGAGTTAGGGAGAGACTGGGGAGTCAGCTGGGACTGGTGCTGCTGGAGCCTGAGCCGCTCGCTCCAAGAGCAGGGAGCCGGCCCCCGTGGGAACGGCGCTGCCGGAGCCAGTCGCTCCGAGAGCAGGGGGCCGGCCCCCGTGGGAACGGCGCTGCCGGAGCCAGTCGCTCCGAGAGCAGGGGGCCGGCCCCCGTGGGAACGGCGCTGCCGGAGCCGCCACCCGCGTGGGAACGACCCAGCGCCACTGGCTGCCTGTGCAGGGAGGCTGAGACATCCCTCCGTGCTAGGGGGAGCTGCCCCCCGTGTGACCCACACAGGCTCTCGCCGCAGAGGGCAAGGGGTGTAGCGGTGACTCATGGCGCATCAAGGGCTCCCCTGGACAGGGGGGGGTAGGGtccccacagcctcccccccacccccaaggaagGAAACCCCCCAGACCAGCGAGGAAAGACACTTTATTCTCTGAAGTTACAGTGAGGCCGATTTCCCCTGACCCCAAATGTCAAGGAAGCCCCACAGATGCTgctgcagcctcccctcctgtCCCCGCAGGGTGGGGGTGTTTGTAGGGGGGTCTCTGGTGCACtcctgtcccagcagggggccCTCGTGAAGTGGGGGGACCCCACCCCGCTAGGCCAGGCAGGTGCAGAGGCTTCATTCAGGCAGCCAAGGGGGGCAGGTGCTGCCAGGGGAAAGCTGGGCAGGTCCCCAACCAGCCCCTGTGACACCCCCACAGGTCAAGCCAGGGCAAGTCAGGAACTCAAGGGGAGCCCTCCCCCCATTTCAGCCAGCCGCCCCCGCAGCTCAGACGGCGACCGGCTCCCGCACGTGGTTCTGTCGCTTCACCACGAAGATCTTCTGGCCGGAGACGGTCACCAGGAAGGTGTGTTCCCCGAACACCACTGGGGGGAAGAGAGTTCGGCATGAGACCCCCcgctgctgggggggtgggggtggggagagccagggccagggccggccaCCCTCGCTACCCCAGAGGCTCATGGGAGATCGagcagagacccctcttccccacAGGGGTTGATGGGAGTCGGACAGGGGAGCGTGGCCCCAGGGGAAGTTTCTGTAGTGGGTCaatctcgggggcgggggggaagagaccCCTTGAGGTCCCAGAGGCTGTTCTGGAGCAAGGGGCGTATCACTGCTCCTGGCACGTCACTGACAGGGAGCTGGGAACAGGGGAGAAGGCCTGGGGCTGTAGCACCAGCCCCCCACCGTCTCGCGCGCGCAGCCCCCCCCATGCCAgcacctccgccccctgcccagcgAGAGTAATTCCCTCCCAAGCACGTTCTTCTCCCCCCGGGCTCACCCGAGAGGCGTTTGAATGGGGGGTCGGGGCCACGCTGGAGCCGGAAGCTGCAGGCCGTGGCCACCAGCTCCGAGATCACCCCGGCCGTGTGCTCGGCATTCTCCAGGTCACCAGCCGACTgcggagcaggggaggggagccaggGGTTAGAGAGAGTAAggaccccccccaacccccaaattcACACAGTGGGTCAGCAGCACAACTGAGTatagaaacacacacacctcGCTCTaatcccccaacccccactcccctcccagagccaggagagaacccaggagtcctggctcccagccccccctgctctaacccaccagcccccactcccctcccctccccgagccaggagagaacccaggagtcctggctaccagccccctgctccaacccaccagcccccactcccctcccagagccaggagagaacccaggagtcctggctaccagccccctgctccaacccaccagcccccactcccctcccagagccggggtgagaacccaggagtcctgcctcccacccccctgctctaacccaccagcccccactcccctcccctagctggggagagaacccaggagtcctggctcccagccccccctgctctaatcccccagcccccccctcccctcccagagccggggagagaacccaggagtcctgcccccccccgcactcaccgccAGCACGGCTCCATCGCAGATCACCAGGTAGCCCAGCTGGTCGGGGATCCGCTCCAGCCCCTGGGTCAGCGCCGtggtctgggggggaggagggggggccgAAGGTCAGAGCAAGTGGGTGGGGCAGAGGCGGGAAGGGAGGGGCCCAGAGGTGGGTGCGGGGACAGCAGGTGCTGCCAGCGGGGAGCCGGCCCAGAgaatcccgccccgcccccgcgcggGGGAAACGGGTCCCGGGTTCATTGCCAGCCCCAGGGAACGGGCCGagcacccccacaccccggcCCCTCGTGCAATGGGGGGGGTGTCCCGGCCCCCCGGCCCCTCgtgcaatgggggaggggtgtcccGGCCCCTCgtgcaatgggggaggggtgtcccGGCCCCTCGTGCAATGGGGggtccaggccccgccccctcgtGCAATGGGGGGGGTCCAGGTCCGACTCACCATCTCGGGGCAGCACCGACCGACCGGCCGCACCGCTCCCGGCCGTCAGCTGATAGACTGCCCTGCCCCGTCCTCCTCTTATCCCCGCCCCTTAGCCCGCCCATTGGCCCGCGGCGCTGTCCGTCCCCCGCCCGGTTGGAGCTCCGTGCTGCCATTGGCCCAGGCCGCTCCGCGTGGGGCTGGGTCTGAGGGCGGGGCCACTTCCGATTCCTCGCCCTCGCCCGTCCGTAGGAATGAGCTGATGAATATTCATGAGGCGTGAGCCGCCGAAGGCTCAGCGGGGGACGTCCCCGCGCGCGTGACCGCCTGCCGCAGGGGCTGATGGGAGTTTAGCtaagggcacggggggggggggggcctgccccAGGGGCTCATGGGAGTTTAGCtaagggcacggggggggggcctGCCCCAGGGGCTCATGGGAGTTTAGCtaagggcacgggggggggggggcctgccccAGGGGCTCATGGGAGTCTACCtaagggcacggggggggggggggccctgccccaggggctcatGGGAGTTTAGCtaagggcacgggggggggggcctgccccAGGGGCTCATGGGAGTTTAGCtaagggcacggggggggggggcctgccccAGGGGCTCATGGGAGTTTAGCtaagggcacgggggggggggctgccccaggggctcatGGGAGTCTAGCTAAGGGCACGGGGGGGGGCCTGCCCCAGGGGCTCATGGGAGTTTAGCtaagggcacggggggggggggcctgccccAGGGGCTCATGGGAGTTTAGCtaagggcacgggggggggggggcctgccccAGGGGCTCATGAGAGTTTAGCtaagggcacggggggggggggctgccccaggggctcatGGGAGTCTAGCtaagggcacgggggggggggggcctgccccAGGGGCTCATGGGAGTTTAGctaagggcagggtgggggcctgCCCCAGGGGCTCATGGGAGTCTAGCTAAGGGCACgggggccctgccccaggggctcatGGGAGTCTAGctaagggcagggtgggggcacgCCTGCCCCAGGGGCTCATGGGAGTCTAGCTAAGGGCACgggggccctgccccaggggctcatGGGAGTTTAGCtaagggcacggggggggggggggctgccccaggggctcatGGGAGTCTAGCTAAGGGCACGGGGGGGGGCCTGCCCCAGGGGCTCATGGGAGTTTAGctaagggcagggtgggggcacgCCTGCCCCAGGGGCTCAGAGGCCCACACCTCAGCAGCTGATGGGAGCCTGGCTACAGTGTGACGGTGGCCAGCtgagctcctctccccccctctctTGGGGGGCCTCCCAGCCACTTGGGGGTGGCAGAGTGTAAAGGT
The DNA window shown above is from Emys orbicularis isolate rEmyOrb1 chromosome 15, rEmyOrb1.hap1, whole genome shotgun sequence and carries:
- the TRAPPC14 gene encoding LOW QUALITY PROTEIN: trafficking protein particle complex subunit 14 (The sequence of the model RefSeq protein was modified relative to this genomic sequence to represent the inferred CDS: deleted 2 bases in 2 codons) — its product is MEAQCDYFMYFPAVPFPARELLRGEPGRYRALPRRNHLYLGETVRFLLVLRGRPGPGGARTPWGELGSSLAALASVSPGGVDPGGEGDGEPPEEAGGDGDSPPPPPGSFRDCRPLLTHGQGPLGRPAAGIPVEEPIVSTDEVIFPLTISLDNLPPGTVKAKIVVTVWKREQEAPEVRERGYLSLLQNRAPAQLFREEQGAFKAQVSTMLTVLPPPGLKCRQLNVSGKYLTVLKVLNGCSQEEISLWDVRILPNFNASYLPMLPDGSVLLVDDVCHHSGEVPVGAFCRVAGSGSGCPCALSALEEQNFLFQLQAPERPQEDTKEGLEVPLVAVVQWSTPKLPFTSSIYTHYRLPSIRLDRPRFVMTAACESPVPLRRRFTVTYTLLNNLQDFLAVRLVWTPESATAGKKLSSEERRATQAALDSIVCHTPLNSLGYSRKGSALTIRVAFQALRAGLFELSQHMKLKLQFTASVSNPPPDARPISRRSSPGSPAVRDLVERHQAGLGRSQSFSHQQPSRSHLMRSGSVMERRAITPPVGSPVGRPLYLPPEKSVLSLDKIAKRECKVLVVEPIK
- the LAMTOR4 gene encoding ragulator complex protein LAMTOR4 translates to MTTALTQGLERIPDQLGYLVICDGAVLASAGDLENAEHTAGVISELVATACSFRLQRGPDPPFKRLSVVFGEHTFLVTVSGQKIFVVKRQNHVREPVAV